From one Sphingomonas sp. BT-65 genomic stretch:
- a CDS encoding glycosyl hydrolase family 28-related protein: MRALLLAVFLLLIAGPSLAQSRSVYPTAPDEPRAVTVKGRGDGRTDDTAAIQKALDTARDQSGHGIVFLPSGRYRLTRTVVVPPGVRIYGVGATRPVLVLAPNTPGFQKGVSTMVVFGGNPQYQPGKPPVPVPTMVPRDREQRDAHSGTFYSAMANIDVEIGAGNPAAAAIRFRMAQHAFLNHMDFRIGSGFAGVYQAGNMMKDVHFHGGRYGIVTEKTSPAWQFTLVDATFDGQRDAAIREHEARLTMANVSIRNTPVGIEIDRGYSDSLWGKNIRFENVSRAGVIISNEERVFTQIGFEGAVASNTPTFARFRDSGKTVPGKGRSYEVASFSYGLHLPGQGRFGEYKTEVEIRPIAALPAQARVIRDTPPMREWVNVKTQGVRGDWETDDTAAIQRAIDTHRVLYFPIGHYRVTDTLKLRPDTVLVGLHPAITQLSIPEDNPRHAGVGTVVPIIESPRGGDNILNGIGLFTGRINPRASALLWRSGATSLVEDVKIAGGGGTVTPDGKPLYYRSTRGGDPILDDRLDGQYPSIWVTDGGGGTFADVWSPQNFASAGFYISDTSTPGRIYEVSVEHHARNEFVLDNVQNWEFYAPQTEQEVSDGPNAIGLQISNSKNLLFANYHAYRVTRTYHPARSAIKIYNSTDIRFHNLHSNAESGAALCSDDACGTYLRASKFPFENAIEDVTNGIFTREREFAKLHIKGEQERPADSQLPGAGALRKIADGFFSISGASVAADGTLYFIDRRFQRIHRWTQARGLEVIRDHPLDPVNLAVDRSGHLMVVSGQGKYATVYSFDPDGPKDRLTVIEPTPARTGGDAKVALPANWWNNGEFRDQLNHDTYEFTTLAEMFARDVGTPKANEYVSPDDSLVLPAFPVWQQGPIDRIGWRWTDSLNTTGLLQARKGERVFVSNSSENVTYSGVVGDGGTLTDLRLFANRGGESVAADRRGRVFVANGQVFVFAPDGRPVGRIDVPERPLQLVFGGEGGRTLFILTHRSLYAVQP, encoded by the coding sequence ATGCGTGCGCTTCTCCTGGCGGTGTTCCTTCTGTTGATTGCGGGGCCGAGCCTGGCCCAATCCCGATCGGTCTATCCGACTGCCCCGGACGAGCCGCGCGCGGTGACGGTCAAGGGCCGGGGTGACGGGCGCACCGACGACACGGCTGCCATCCAGAAGGCGCTCGACACGGCGCGCGACCAGAGCGGTCACGGCATCGTCTTCCTTCCCTCCGGCCGCTACCGCCTGACCCGGACCGTGGTGGTGCCGCCGGGCGTTCGCATCTACGGCGTCGGTGCCACGCGCCCCGTGCTCGTGCTCGCGCCCAATACGCCCGGCTTCCAGAAGGGCGTGTCGACGATGGTCGTGTTCGGCGGCAATCCGCAATATCAGCCGGGCAAGCCGCCCGTTCCGGTACCCACGATGGTGCCGCGGGATCGCGAGCAGCGCGATGCGCATTCGGGCACCTTCTATTCCGCCATGGCCAACATCGACGTGGAGATCGGCGCCGGTAATCCGGCCGCGGCCGCGATCCGCTTCCGCATGGCCCAGCACGCCTTCCTCAATCACATGGACTTCCGCATCGGGTCGGGCTTCGCCGGCGTCTACCAGGCCGGCAACATGATGAAGGACGTGCATTTCCATGGCGGCCGCTATGGCATCGTCACGGAAAAGACGTCGCCCGCCTGGCAGTTCACCCTGGTCGACGCCACGTTCGACGGGCAGCGCGACGCCGCCATCCGCGAGCATGAGGCGCGGCTCACCATGGCCAATGTCTCCATCCGCAACACCCCCGTCGGGATCGAGATCGACCGCGGCTATTCCGACTCGCTGTGGGGCAAGAACATCCGGTTCGAGAATGTCAGCCGGGCGGGCGTGATCATCTCCAACGAGGAGCGGGTGTTCACCCAGATCGGCTTCGAGGGCGCGGTGGCGAGCAACACGCCGACCTTTGCGCGCTTCCGGGACAGCGGCAAGACGGTGCCCGGCAAGGGGCGCAGCTACGAAGTCGCTTCGTTCAGCTATGGCCTGCACCTGCCTGGTCAGGGCCGGTTCGGGGAATACAAGACCGAGGTGGAGATCAGGCCGATCGCGGCGCTCCCCGCGCAGGCGCGGGTCATCCGCGACACGCCGCCCATGCGTGAATGGGTCAACGTCAAGACGCAGGGCGTCCGGGGAGATTGGGAGACGGACGACACGGCCGCGATCCAGCGCGCCATCGACACCCACCGCGTGCTTTATTTCCCGATTGGCCACTACCGGGTGACGGATACCCTCAAGCTGCGGCCCGACACCGTGCTGGTGGGCCTGCATCCGGCGATTACCCAACTCTCCATCCCGGAGGACAATCCGCGCCACGCCGGAGTGGGAACGGTCGTTCCGATCATCGAAAGCCCGCGGGGCGGCGACAATATCCTGAATGGCATCGGTCTGTTCACCGGCCGAATCAATCCGCGCGCGTCGGCTTTGCTGTGGCGCTCCGGCGCGACCAGCCTGGTGGAGGACGTGAAGATCGCGGGCGGCGGCGGCACCGTCACGCCCGACGGTAAGCCGCTCTATTACCGGTCGACGCGGGGCGGGGATCCGATCCTCGACGACCGGCTGGATGGACAATATCCCAGCATCTGGGTGACGGACGGAGGCGGCGGCACCTTTGCGGACGTGTGGAGCCCGCAGAATTTCGCCTCCGCCGGCTTCTACATCAGCGACACGAGCACGCCCGGGCGCATCTACGAAGTGTCGGTGGAGCACCATGCCCGCAACGAGTTCGTGCTCGACAATGTGCAGAACTGGGAATTCTATGCGCCGCAGACGGAGCAGGAGGTGAGCGACGGGCCCAACGCCATCGGGCTCCAGATCAGCAATTCGAAGAACCTGCTCTTCGCCAATTACCATGCCTATCGCGTCACCCGGACCTACCATCCGGCGCGCAGCGCGATCAAAATCTACAATTCGACCGATATCCGTTTCCACAATCTGCACAGCAATGCCGAAAGCGGCGCGGCGCTGTGCAGCGACGACGCCTGCGGCACCTATCTTCGCGCGAGCAAGTTCCCGTTCGAGAATGCGATCGAGGATGTGACCAACGGCATCTTCACGCGCGAGCGCGAATTCGCCAAGTTGCATATCAAGGGCGAACAGGAGAGGCCGGCGGATTCCCAACTGCCCGGCGCCGGCGCACTCAGGAAGATCGCCGACGGCTTCTTTTCCATCTCGGGCGCGAGCGTGGCGGCGGATGGGACGCTCTACTTCATCGATCGCCGCTTCCAGCGCATCCACCGCTGGACGCAGGCGCGCGGGCTGGAGGTGATCCGCGATCACCCGCTCGACCCCGTCAATCTCGCGGTCGACCGGTCGGGCCACCTCATGGTCGTATCCGGCCAAGGCAAATATGCGACTGTCTATTCGTTCGACCCCGACGGGCCGAAGGATCGCCTTACGGTGATCGAGCCGACGCCAGCGCGAACGGGTGGGGACGCCAAGGTCGCGTTGCCGGCAAATTGGTGGAACAACGGCGAGTTCCGCGACCAGCTGAACCACGACACCTACGAATTCACCACGCTTGCGGAGATGTTCGCGCGCGATGTCGGAACGCCGAAGGCGAATGAATATGTCTCGCCCGACGACAGCCTGGTCCTGCCCGCCTTTCCGGTGTGGCAGCAGGGTCCGATCGACCGGATCGGCTGGCGCTGGACGGACAGCCTCAACACGACGGGGCTGCTCCAGGCCAGGAAGGGCGAGCGCGTGTTCGTGTCCAACAGCTCGGAGAATGTGACCTATAGCGGCGTGGTAGGCGACGGCGGCACGCTCACCGATCTCCGCCTCTTCGCCAATCGCGGCGGCGAAAGTGTCGCGGCGGACCGGCGCGGACGCGTCTTCGTCGCGAACGGGCAGGTGTTCGTCTTTGCGCCCGATGGCCGTCCGGTCGGCCGAATCGACGTGCCGGAGCGGCCGTTGCAACTGGTCTTCGGCGGCGAGGGCGGCCGCACGCTCTTCATTCTCACGCACCGCAGCCTGTACGCGGTACAGCCCTGA
- a CDS encoding helix-turn-helix transcriptional regulator: MHFAQAGLGYDCNGAAPDFPAKLTPTQLKVLQGVHSGLMNKQIAFELGIAESTVKAHMTALMRKLKVRSRTQVAIVAGSLDRIALG; this comes from the coding sequence ATGCATTTCGCGCAAGCCGGCCTTGGCTATGATTGCAACGGGGCCGCCCCCGATTTCCCGGCCAAACTCACTCCCACGCAGCTCAAGGTTCTTCAGGGCGTGCACTCGGGCCTGATGAACAAGCAGATCGCGTTCGAGCTCGGCATCGCCGAGTCCACCGTCAAGGCGCACATGACGGCGCTTATGCGCAAGCTGAAGGTCCGCAGCCGTACCCAGGTGGCCATCGTAGCCGGGTCCCTGGACCGGATCGCGCTCGGTTGA
- a CDS encoding cupin-like domain-containing protein — translation MTVALPIADADGLTDYAAFRARIMAPGRPVLLPGAARSWPLLSGTGANGVIEMLNRFDAGSEAEIFVGKAEIEGRYDYAPALAGFNFTRENVAVAKGLRRIADRAGGDDGETIYMGSLRSERHFPGIEAFTRLPFVPDTVKPRFWIGHASRVACHYDTMDNVACVAAGRRRFTLYPPEAIADLYVGPIDRTIAGQPISLSAASAPGDPRFPRFEAIRDSALVSELEAGDAIYIPKLWWHQVEALDDLNVLVNFWWDGFAAGSDPPYAAMLLAMITLAERPASERAAWRAWFDHYVFRLHGHPLAFLQEEQRGILGPLAGGNYQRIRMIVMRLLRGG, via the coding sequence ATGACCGTCGCGCTGCCCATAGCCGACGCGGATGGACTTACCGACTACGCGGCGTTCCGCGCCCGTATCATGGCTCCCGGCCGGCCCGTCCTACTGCCAGGCGCGGCGAGATCCTGGCCACTGCTGTCCGGAACCGGCGCGAACGGCGTGATCGAGATGCTCAACCGCTTCGATGCGGGAAGCGAGGCCGAAATCTTCGTCGGCAAGGCCGAGATCGAAGGACGTTATGATTACGCCCCCGCGCTCGCCGGGTTCAACTTCACCCGCGAGAATGTCGCCGTCGCCAAGGGCCTGCGGCGTATCGCCGATAGGGCCGGTGGGGACGACGGCGAGACGATCTATATGGGCTCGTTGCGGTCGGAACGACATTTTCCGGGCATCGAGGCATTCACCCGCCTCCCCTTCGTCCCTGACACGGTGAAGCCGCGATTCTGGATCGGGCACGCCTCACGCGTCGCCTGTCACTACGACACGATGGATAATGTGGCGTGCGTCGCGGCCGGCAGGCGTCGGTTTACCCTCTACCCGCCCGAAGCGATCGCCGATCTCTATGTCGGTCCAATCGATCGCACCATAGCGGGCCAACCCATTAGCCTGTCCGCCGCCAGCGCGCCGGGCGACCCGCGCTTTCCCCGCTTCGAAGCGATACGCGATTCCGCCTTGGTGTCGGAACTCGAGGCGGGCGATGCGATCTATATTCCCAAGCTCTGGTGGCATCAGGTCGAGGCGCTGGATGATCTCAATGTCTTGGTCAATTTCTGGTGGGACGGATTCGCCGCCGGCTCCGATCCCCCCTATGCGGCGATGCTGCTCGCGATGATCACCCTAGCCGAACGACCAGCGAGTGAACGCGCGGCCTGGCGCGCCTGGTTCGATCATTATGTGTTCCGGCTTCATGGGCATCCACTCGCCTTTCTTCAGGAGGAGCAGCGCGGCATTCTCGGCCCATTGGCTGGTGGGAACTATCAGCGCATTCGGATGATCGTCATGCGCCTGCTGCGGGGCGGCTGA
- a CDS encoding FadR/GntR family transcriptional regulator — translation MSHARLADRAYAGIVELINSQSLQVGDRLPSESGLAEMLGVSRTIVREALARLTSDGFTETRRGAGSYVKSRPSDRLAAFMPWAEMPTTMGSYEVRLVLEAEAARLAAQRRSSEAMAEIEQALENLRGALLSSAPAHEEDLAFHRCVAEATANDAFVAAFNALENDIDRIMRAGVDISRSRAPEVIETMMREHETIVEAIRVQDPEGAALAMRWHLWEGRKRLMP, via the coding sequence ATGAGCCACGCAAGGTTGGCCGATCGCGCCTATGCGGGCATCGTCGAGCTTATCAATTCGCAGTCGCTGCAGGTCGGCGACCGGCTCCCGTCCGAATCGGGTCTGGCCGAAATGCTGGGCGTGTCGCGCACCATCGTGCGGGAGGCGCTGGCGCGGCTGACATCCGACGGCTTCACCGAGACGCGACGCGGTGCGGGCTCGTACGTCAAGAGCCGCCCTTCAGACCGCCTTGCGGCCTTTATGCCCTGGGCGGAGATGCCGACCACCATGGGCAGCTACGAGGTGCGGCTGGTGCTGGAGGCGGAGGCGGCCCGACTTGCAGCCCAGCGCCGTTCCAGCGAAGCGATGGCCGAGATCGAGCAGGCGCTGGAAAATCTGCGCGGGGCGTTGCTGTCGAGTGCGCCGGCCCATGAGGAGGACCTCGCCTTTCACCGTTGCGTCGCCGAGGCAACCGCGAACGATGCCTTCGTCGCCGCCTTCAATGCGCTGGAGAATGATATCGACAGGATCATGCGGGCGGGCGTCGACATCTCCCGGTCGCGCGCGCCCGAGGTGATCGAAACCATGATGCGGGAGCATGAGACGATCGTCGAGGCAATCCGCGTGCAGGATCCAGAAGGTGCAGCGCTCGCCATGCGCTGGCACCTTTGGGAGGGACGCAAGCGGCTTATGCCCTGA
- a CDS encoding gluconokinase, which translates to MAVIVIGVSGCGKSTVGALLAERLGCRFLEGDMFHDAAAIEKMRRGDPLTDEDRWPWLDRIGEAVASAAASEGTIVVACSALRRAYRDRMRAAIPVRTHFVLLDNSREEILRRLAARTHEFMPASLLDSQFATLERPSADEPVLVLLSNASPEALCRMAVERLTSLQVRA; encoded by the coding sequence ATGGCGGTGATCGTCATAGGGGTCAGCGGGTGTGGCAAGTCGACGGTCGGCGCATTGCTGGCCGAGCGACTGGGCTGCCGCTTTCTCGAAGGCGACATGTTTCACGACGCCGCTGCGATCGAGAAGATGCGCCGCGGCGACCCGCTCACCGACGAGGACAGATGGCCCTGGCTCGACCGGATCGGCGAGGCGGTCGCGAGCGCGGCGGCGAGCGAAGGAACGATCGTGGTCGCCTGCTCGGCGCTCCGCCGCGCCTATCGCGACCGGATGCGGGCCGCGATTCCCGTGCGGACCCATTTCGTGCTGCTCGACAATAGCCGCGAGGAGATCCTGCGGCGCTTGGCGGCGCGGACGCACGAATTCATGCCGGCCAGCCTGCTCGACAGTCAGTTCGCGACGCTCGAGCGGCCATCGGCGGACGAGCCCGTCCTCGTCCTGCTCAGCAACGCCTCGCCCGAGGCGCTGTGTCGAATGGCGGTCGAGCGACTGACGAGTCTGCAGGTCAGGGCATAA
- a CDS encoding SapC family protein, translating into MGNLEFLDPQAHANLRLDTRNAANRNFVQIVACEFLPAMHDYPILFTKNPGSGAFYAGAVMGLEPGQNLLANDGLLLGYRPADLVRQGFFLSDGKIAIDPDELVFAADGEPLFDAAGQPSETLKRVQQAMHTLHHGLPETSAIIDRFLAHRLIEPIDITLDFDDGGRLRLEGLYSVSLDSLHALPDDVALDLFRRGDLQIAYAQAASIQHIRRLARMRNDRLFAGLT; encoded by the coding sequence ATGGGAAATCTGGAGTTTCTGGACCCCCAAGCCCATGCGAACCTCCGTCTGGACACGCGCAACGCCGCAAATCGAAACTTTGTGCAGATCGTGGCATGCGAGTTCCTGCCGGCCATGCACGACTACCCGATTCTGTTCACGAAGAATCCCGGGTCCGGCGCCTTTTATGCGGGTGCGGTCATGGGGTTGGAGCCCGGACAGAATCTCCTCGCGAATGACGGCCTCCTCCTTGGCTATCGCCCCGCTGATCTCGTGCGGCAGGGCTTTTTCCTCTCGGACGGGAAGATCGCGATCGATCCAGACGAGCTCGTCTTCGCTGCCGATGGGGAGCCGCTTTTCGATGCCGCCGGACAACCGAGCGAGACGCTCAAGCGGGTTCAGCAGGCGATGCACACACTGCATCACGGGCTGCCCGAGACCAGCGCGATCATCGATCGCTTCCTTGCCCATCGCTTGATCGAGCCGATCGACATCACGCTCGATTTCGACGACGGCGGCAGGCTGCGGCTGGAGGGGCTTTACTCCGTCAGTCTCGATTCGTTGCACGCGTTGCCGGACGACGTTGCTCTCGATCTTTTCCGGCGAGGCGATCTTCAGATCGCCTATGCGCAAGCGGCATCAATCCAACATATTCGGCGCTTGGCGCGCATGCGTAACGATCGCCTGTTCGCCGGCCTCACATGA
- a CDS encoding TonB-dependent receptor, with protein sequence MEHCRAHASALGIRSAQLDIRGGRERRRGMLKAKPARTSSIVSANILSLGCATSAMALAWAAPAVARDGGDASTGPATQPLAGGSTTPSATVQEADPAPADDRARQTQTDEIVITGLRGSLQRNLDVKRTSPGVVDVISAEDIGKFPDSNVAASLQRLPGVSIQRSGARGEPTGITVRGFGGDFNTTLYDGRRISTATGGRQIDFSTVGVDFIGQLSVLKTPDVSLSASAIGATVDIQFPKPFDRPGFRVAATASGSIQDRAGKIVPTAGLLVSNTFNDKFGVLANVIYTRRDTDTNRVFVNGWPGGNFAPCQLAGSTAPTCAPANPGPGVAASDARTVPGWFPQQYGAEQQRVSDERIDARLALQWQPSDGIMVTLDNNFSRQEVVSENYAFGVWFNQTDLRNVEQDENGTAVNFTQAGSPTDFTSALNKEILKTNQTGLNIKIDASENLSFEVDGAYAKSWRNPGDHVGSLNADIGYGGALGTNLQFIVDGDSKDAFPSIANFGPAGNAAAWANQALIGSHVTVNQTQRNTDELWQFRAAGTWEQDDLTVKFGGQFYQDTFDFLNQSTFTNNFWQAYAGYGTPSGRTTGIAPLPASLYEGSISLADFIPGYSGSLPPSVFLFSPVAYQNYLTSLGNPQTQVIPGFNYGSVNGFTGTFDEQIDPGSVMNVRERTWSLFLRVNFKTEIAGMPFHFNAGVRNETTNLRSTGQGRLPTSIATSTADPTLLTVSYGPTQPIENSSSYSYLLPSVDARLEITPKFLVRLSASRTLTRPALNLLNPVLNVGSGQRIGALTANGGNPNLRPYLADNFDLAAEWYYQRNSYLSVNAFLKNVSNFIIGGVTTQEINGVIDPTTGRPAIFSVTQQVNGPDATVRGIEFAWQHVFGDSGFGFQANATFVNTNRPYDDQDLSQTGFAVTGLANSANFVGFYDKDGFQIRAAVNWRDEYLLQFGQNQNTGSFGAEPTFVDESFQIDLSTSYDFNRNFSVFAEALNITNNQQSTHGRFSNQMLDVFDYGRRYTLGLRFRY encoded by the coding sequence ATGGAACACTGCAGGGCTCACGCAAGCGCGTTGGGGATAAGGTCAGCCCAACTCGACATAAGGGGCGGCCGGGAGAGGAGAAGGGGCATGTTAAAGGCTAAGCCTGCACGAACCAGCTCGATTGTTAGCGCTAACATTCTTTCATTGGGCTGTGCGACGAGCGCCATGGCGCTGGCATGGGCGGCTCCGGCCGTAGCGCGGGACGGCGGCGATGCCTCCACCGGTCCAGCGACTCAGCCCCTGGCGGGAGGATCCACAACGCCTTCGGCCACGGTCCAGGAAGCCGATCCCGCCCCGGCGGACGACCGAGCCAGACAAACCCAGACCGACGAGATCGTCATCACCGGCTTGCGCGGCTCGCTGCAGCGCAACCTGGACGTCAAGCGGACGTCGCCCGGCGTGGTCGACGTGATCTCGGCCGAGGATATCGGCAAGTTCCCCGATTCGAACGTCGCGGCCTCGCTCCAGCGCCTTCCGGGCGTGTCGATCCAACGTAGCGGTGCGCGCGGCGAGCCGACCGGCATTACGGTTCGCGGTTTCGGCGGCGACTTCAATACCACCCTGTATGACGGGCGGCGCATCTCGACCGCGACCGGCGGGCGCCAGATCGACTTCAGTACGGTCGGTGTCGATTTCATCGGTCAGCTGAGCGTTCTGAAGACGCCGGACGTGTCGCTTTCCGCAAGCGCGATCGGCGCGACGGTCGATATCCAGTTTCCGAAGCCGTTCGATCGGCCCGGCTTCCGCGTCGCGGCCACGGCCTCCGGCTCGATCCAGGACCGCGCCGGGAAGATCGTTCCCACGGCGGGGCTTCTCGTCAGCAACACGTTCAACGACAAGTTCGGCGTGCTGGCCAACGTCATCTATACGCGGCGCGACACGGACACCAACCGGGTCTTCGTCAACGGTTGGCCGGGCGGCAATTTCGCACCGTGCCAGCTTGCGGGAAGCACAGCCCCGACCTGCGCCCCGGCGAATCCCGGCCCCGGTGTGGCCGCGTCGGACGCGCGCACCGTTCCGGGCTGGTTCCCCCAGCAATATGGCGCGGAGCAGCAGCGCGTAAGCGACGAGCGGATCGATGCGCGACTCGCGCTGCAATGGCAGCCCTCCGATGGCATCATGGTCACGCTGGACAACAACTTCTCTCGCCAGGAAGTCGTTTCGGAGAATTACGCGTTCGGCGTCTGGTTCAACCAGACCGATCTGCGCAATGTCGAGCAGGATGAAAATGGCACGGCCGTCAATTTCACCCAGGCAGGCAGCCCGACGGACTTCACCTCCGCGCTGAACAAGGAAATTCTCAAGACCAATCAGACTGGCCTGAACATCAAGATCGATGCATCGGAAAATCTGAGCTTCGAGGTCGATGGCGCCTATGCCAAGAGCTGGCGCAATCCGGGCGATCACGTCGGAAGCCTCAACGCCGATATCGGCTATGGCGGCGCGCTGGGCACCAACTTGCAGTTTATTGTCGATGGCGACAGCAAGGATGCGTTCCCGTCCATCGCCAATTTCGGACCGGCCGGCAATGCGGCAGCCTGGGCAAACCAGGCGCTGATCGGCTCGCACGTCACCGTCAACCAGACCCAGCGCAATACCGATGAATTGTGGCAGTTCCGCGCCGCGGGCACCTGGGAGCAGGATGACCTCACCGTCAAATTTGGCGGTCAGTTCTATCAGGATACGTTCGACTTCCTGAACCAGAGCACGTTCACCAACAATTTCTGGCAGGCCTATGCCGGTTACGGCACGCCGTCTGGACGAACCACCGGCATCGCGCCGCTGCCAGCTTCCCTGTACGAGGGCAGCATCAGCCTAGCTGATTTCATTCCCGGCTATTCGGGCAGCCTGCCGCCGTCGGTGTTCCTGTTCAGCCCGGTTGCCTATCAGAATTATCTGACGAGCCTCGGAAATCCGCAGACACAGGTCATTCCCGGGTTCAACTATGGTTCGGTCAACGGGTTCACCGGCACCTTCGATGAGCAGATCGATCCCGGAAGCGTCATGAACGTGCGCGAGCGAACCTGGTCGCTTTTCCTGCGGGTCAATTTCAAGACCGAGATCGCGGGCATGCCGTTCCACTTCAACGCAGGGGTGCGCAACGAGACCACGAACCTCCGCTCGACCGGTCAGGGCCGGTTGCCGACGTCGATCGCCACCAGCACGGCGGACCCGACACTGCTCACCGTGTCCTATGGACCGACCCAGCCGATCGAGAACAGCAGCAGCTATTCCTATCTGCTTCCGAGCGTGGACGCCCGGCTCGAGATCACGCCGAAGTTCCTGGTCCGCTTGAGCGCCTCGCGAACGCTGACGCGGCCAGCGCTCAACCTGCTCAATCCGGTGCTGAACGTAGGGTCCGGCCAGCGTATCGGCGCGCTGACCGCCAACGGCGGCAACCCGAATCTGCGGCCTTATCTGGCCGACAATTTCGATCTCGCCGCCGAATGGTATTACCAGAGGAACTCCTATCTCTCGGTCAACGCCTTCCTCAAGAACGTCAGCAACTTCATCATCGGCGGCGTGACCACGCAGGAGATTAACGGCGTCATCGATCCCACGACCGGCCGGCCTGCGATCTTCTCGGTCACCCAGCAGGTCAACGGGCCGGACGCCACGGTTCGCGGCATCGAATTCGCGTGGCAGCATGTGTTCGGGGATTCGGGCTTCGGCTTCCAGGCCAACGCCACCTTCGTCAACACCAACCGGCCGTATGACGACCAGGATCTCTCGCAGACCGGGTTCGCGGTCACGGGTCTTGCCAACTCCGCCAACTTCGTCGGCTTCTACGACAAGGACGGGTTTCAGATCCGCGCGGCGGTCAACTGGCGTGACGAATATCTGCTCCAGTTCGGCCAGAACCAGAATACCGGTTCGTTCGGTGCGGAGCCGACCTTCGTTGACGAGAGCTTCCAGATCGATCTGAGCACGAGCTATGACTTCAACAGGAATTTCAGCGTCTTTGCCGAGGCGTTGAACATCACCAATAACCAGCAGAGCACGCATGGGCGCTTTTCGAACCAGATGCTGGACGTATTCGATTACGGGCGGCGCTACACGCTCGGGCTGCGTTTCCGCTATTAG